Proteins from a genomic interval of Longimicrobiaceae bacterium:
- a CDS encoding prepilin-type N-terminal cleavage/methylation domain-containing protein yields the protein MPTEKRMQAEGGFTLIEVLAAMLVLAIGLMGLQALGIGAARSIVRADFQSEAAAAATTAMEARQQSIRANPGAVATGESCDSDPVNEVSVCVRVETRTGAPSLPVGTARVTVRAIHPRLPQDTFTVTSYVYDPGLP from the coding sequence GTGCCTACTGAGAAGCGGATGCAGGCGGAGGGAGGCTTCACCCTGATCGAGGTGCTGGCGGCGATGCTGGTGCTGGCTATCGGGCTGATGGGGCTGCAGGCGCTGGGCATCGGAGCGGCCCGTTCCATCGTTCGGGCAGACTTCCAGAGCGAGGCCGCGGCCGCGGCGACGACGGCGATGGAGGCGCGACAGCAGTCCATTCGCGCCAATCCGGGCGCGGTGGCCACCGGTGAGAGCTGTGATAGCGATCCGGTAAACGAGGTGTCCGTCTGTGTGCGAGTGGAGACTCGGACTGGTGCCCCCTCTCTCCCGGTGGGAACGGCGCGGGTCACGGTCCGGGCGATCCACCCACGCCTGCCGCAAGACACCTTCACCGTTACCTCATACGTCTATGACCCCGGACTCCCGTGA
- a CDS encoding PilN domain-containing protein, whose product MSAVIEINLVPGADRRRSGGGRKASLGLKLPAIPSIGGESKVPLYAAGGVLLLLAAIYALWSVSARRAELQALVDAEVRDSTRFASTIELVNTLQARQDTIQLKIGIIREVDQRRYVWPHLLDEISKAVPAYTWLSGISAMPPADSLDTAPGIAIQGNAGSTQALTRFMKNLESSGFIRDVTLVTSEQTEMEGRSVHKFSLEARYETPDPGLIEMLPVIVINAEE is encoded by the coding sequence ATGAGCGCCGTCATCGAGATCAATCTGGTTCCCGGCGCCGATCGTCGACGCTCCGGCGGCGGTCGGAAGGCAAGCCTGGGGCTCAAGCTGCCCGCCATCCCGTCGATCGGTGGGGAATCGAAGGTCCCGCTGTACGCCGCGGGGGGCGTGCTCCTGCTGCTGGCGGCCATCTACGCCCTGTGGAGCGTGAGCGCCCGTCGCGCCGAGCTGCAGGCGCTGGTCGACGCCGAGGTGCGGGATTCCACCCGCTTCGCCAGCACCATCGAGCTGGTGAACACGCTGCAGGCGCGCCAGGACACGATCCAGCTGAAGATCGGGATCATCCGCGAGGTCGATCAGCGCCGCTACGTCTGGCCGCACCTCCTGGATGAAATCAGCAAGGCGGTGCCCGCATACACCTGGCTCAGCGGCATCAGCGCGATGCCGCCCGCCGACTCGCTGGACACCGCGCCCGGAATCGCCATCCAGGGCAACGCCGGATCGACGCAGGCGCTCACCCGCTTCATGAAGAACCTGGAGAGCTCCGGCTTCATCCGGGACGTGACGCTGGTCACCAGCGAGCAGACCGAGATGGAGGGTCGCTCGGTGCACAAGTTCAGCCTCGAAGCCCGCTACGAGACGCCGGATCCGGGTCTGATCGAGATGCTGCCGGTCATCGTCATCAACGCCGAGGAGTGA
- a CDS encoding AMIN domain-containing protein, with amino-acid sequence MTTRSWGLLLLTPFLLAAVPHQNPEPVRVTGLSLAPAEGEAELVVATRGGPVRWSDFTLENPFRVVLDIEGARSDLAQASFDNIDRAAIASVRTSQYSADVVRVVVDLERPVRYSVTSDVEGLRVRLAVAEAFAPWSSGSNGSYAASVRTELPQGRAPEPLPVQAQQAPITVNFQEADIRDVLASFAEFTGRSIVPGSGVEGKVTASIREQPWDVALQTILGAYGLAAQEMPSGIIQVDRLENLQARMTQEPVATRTFRINYVPVQEIQESLQSLTSERGKISFNSTTNTLIVTDVPSVLERIDQMVQQLDVRTPQVTIEAKIVFVNRTQAEELGIIYDLKDSRGNSLNRIHPAPDPQDPTQSTHDNLVLLSGNSIAALGNANSRVQGPQLETLVSLVLGRFTLVSFLEALQLAELSDVQAAPVVTTLDNQQAEIWVGERTPIRVVDLASTGAAGGGGGGTTVTAPRATAELVDTGIRLRVTPHITADRRILMEMHAERSSAQLAATDIGVIFQTQQGETRVMVNDGETAVIGGLTVTEVTNTQSGIPYLMNIPFIGRLFRTERKREQKRDLLIMVTPHIVDDASLAQL; translated from the coding sequence ATGACCACGCGTTCGTGGGGGCTCCTCCTTCTGACCCCTTTCCTGCTCGCAGCGGTCCCGCACCAGAACCCGGAACCCGTCCGCGTGACCGGGCTCAGCCTCGCGCCCGCGGAGGGCGAGGCGGAGCTGGTGGTCGCCACGCGCGGTGGGCCGGTGCGCTGGTCGGACTTCACCCTGGAGAATCCCTTCCGGGTGGTGCTCGACATCGAAGGTGCCCGCAGCGACCTCGCTCAGGCCAGCTTCGACAACATCGATCGCGCCGCGATCGCCTCCGTGCGCACGAGTCAGTACAGTGCCGACGTCGTACGGGTGGTGGTCGACCTCGAGCGTCCGGTCCGGTACAGCGTAACGAGCGACGTCGAGGGGTTGAGGGTGCGCCTCGCCGTGGCGGAAGCCTTCGCGCCCTGGTCGTCGGGCAGCAACGGATCGTACGCGGCGAGCGTCCGTACCGAGCTGCCACAGGGCAGGGCGCCGGAGCCACTGCCGGTTCAGGCGCAGCAGGCACCCATCACGGTGAACTTCCAGGAAGCGGATATCCGCGACGTGCTCGCGAGCTTTGCCGAGTTTACCGGCCGGTCGATCGTGCCCGGCAGCGGGGTGGAGGGTAAGGTGACGGCGAGCATTCGCGAGCAGCCGTGGGACGTGGCCTTGCAGACCATCCTCGGCGCCTATGGTCTGGCCGCGCAGGAGATGCCGAGCGGGATCATTCAGGTGGATAGGCTCGAGAACCTGCAGGCGCGGATGACCCAGGAGCCGGTGGCCACCCGCACCTTCCGGATCAACTACGTCCCCGTTCAGGAGATCCAGGAAAGCCTGCAGTCGTTGACCTCGGAGCGGGGCAAGATCTCGTTCAACTCGACGACCAACACGCTGATCGTCACCGACGTGCCGTCCGTTCTGGAGCGGATCGACCAGATGGTCCAGCAGCTGGACGTGCGCACGCCTCAGGTGACCATCGAGGCCAAGATCGTCTTCGTCAACCGGACGCAGGCCGAAGAGCTCGGGATCATCTACGACCTGAAGGACTCGCGCGGGAACTCTCTGAACCGGATCCACCCGGCGCCCGACCCGCAGGATCCGACCCAGTCGACGCACGACAACCTCGTCCTCCTGAGCGGTAACTCGATCGCCGCACTGGGGAACGCGAATTCGCGCGTGCAGGGCCCGCAGCTCGAGACGTTGGTCTCGCTGGTGCTCGGCCGCTTCACGCTGGTGAGCTTCCTGGAGGCGCTCCAGCTCGCCGAGCTCTCGGACGTGCAGGCGGCGCCCGTGGTGACGACGCTGGACAACCAGCAAGCGGAGATCTGGGTGGGTGAGCGGACGCCGATCCGCGTGGTCGACCTCGCTTCTACCGGCGCGGCCGGCGGGGGCGGTGGCGGGACGACGGTGACCGCGCCGCGCGCGACCGCCGAGCTGGTGGACACCGGCATCCGCCTGAGGGTAACGCCGCATATCACGGCCGACCGGCGCATCCTGATGGAGATGCACGCGGAGCGCTCCAGTGCGCAGCTCGCCGCGACCGACATCGGCGTCATCTTCCAGACCCAGCAGGGAGAGACCCGGGTCATGGTCAACGACGGCGAAACCGCGGTGATCGGCGGTCTCACCGTCACCGAGGTGACCAATACGCAGTCGGGCATCCCCTATCTGATGAACATCCCGTTTATCGGGCGTCTGTTCCGCACCGAGCGTAAGCGCGAGCAGAAGCGGGACCTGCTGATCATGGTGACGCCCCACATCGTCGACGACGCGTCGCTCGCCCAGCTCTGA
- the pilM gene encoding type IV pilus assembly protein PilM, with translation MISFLRRNRTTIGLDIGSSFVKAAVVDHSGSEPELTRIAYLPLVADAIVEGEIMDPPLVADTIRAVVDSLGVTPKHVVTAVGGRDIMIKKIQMDRMAVDDAREVIRWEAEQYVPFDMSSVQLDFQVLDPDADGLQMNVLLVAAKRELVDQRMMLLEDAGLSASVVDVDAFALHNAFGHNYPQADRGMVALVNVGHEISTILIQQEGVPVVNRDVPFGTRHIREELRRMQGMSAEEADAVLLGQSSRLPECLPLLSERCEDLAMGIERALAFLAVDGFDGSGVGTIYLSGGGARIPRLSDVIAERLRARVEIANPLQRLRVHPDASAQVPTDELAPMLMLPIGLALRTAA, from the coding sequence ATGATCTCATTCCTCCGTCGCAATCGCACCACGATCGGGCTCGACATCGGCAGCTCCTTCGTGAAGGCGGCTGTCGTCGACCACTCCGGGAGCGAGCCGGAGCTGACGCGGATCGCCTATCTCCCGCTGGTGGCCGACGCGATCGTGGAGGGCGAGATCATGGACCCCCCGCTGGTGGCAGACACGATTCGCGCGGTGGTGGACTCGCTGGGAGTCACACCCAAGCACGTGGTCACGGCGGTCGGCGGCCGCGACATCATGATCAAGAAGATCCAGATGGATCGCATGGCCGTGGACGACGCTCGTGAGGTGATCCGGTGGGAGGCCGAGCAGTACGTCCCCTTCGACATGTCCAGCGTTCAGCTCGACTTCCAGGTGCTCGACCCGGACGCGGACGGCCTGCAGATGAACGTGCTCCTGGTGGCCGCCAAGCGGGAGTTGGTCGACCAGCGGATGATGCTGCTGGAGGACGCCGGGCTGTCCGCGAGCGTCGTCGACGTGGATGCCTTCGCCCTCCACAACGCCTTCGGGCACAACTACCCGCAGGCGGATCGCGGTATGGTCGCGCTGGTCAACGTGGGGCACGAGATCTCGACCATCCTGATCCAGCAGGAGGGGGTGCCGGTCGTCAACCGCGACGTGCCGTTCGGAACGCGCCACATCCGCGAGGAGCTGCGGCGGATGCAGGGAATGTCCGCCGAAGAGGCCGACGCGGTGCTGCTGGGGCAATCGAGCCGCCTGCCCGAGTGCCTCCCGCTGCTGAGCGAGCGCTGCGAGGACCTGGCGATGGGGATCGAGCGCGCCCTCGCCTTCCTGGCCGTGGACGGTTTCGACGGGAGTGGCGTGGGGACGATCTATCTCTCCGGCGGCGGGGCACGCATTCCCCGCCTCAGCGACGTCATTGCCGAGCGACTGCGCGCTCGGGTGGAGATCGCCAATCCGCTCCAGCGCCTGCGAGTGCATCCCGACGCCAGCGCCCAGGTTCCGACCGACGAGCTCGCGCCGATGCTGATGCTCCCGATCGGTCTCGCCCTTCGCACCGCCGCCTGA
- a CDS encoding GspH/FimT family pseudopilin, producing MKTTLARVRNNGGFTLIELVVVLMLMGIVAALAEPSMTEYLNRSRTRRALDRITGDILMTRMLAVRSGQAAVLEMTGPSTYRIWVDGDPADTVKTVSLSSDYAGVTVQPPTADGRLTFNGRGLLVDPGTGQMIARLGRGADTLKITAAGRVYRAY from the coding sequence ATGAAAACCACACTTGCGCGAGTTCGGAACAACGGCGGGTTCACGCTGATCGAGCTCGTCGTCGTGTTGATGCTGATGGGCATCGTGGCGGCCCTCGCCGAGCCCTCGATGACCGAGTACCTGAACCGGAGCAGGACGCGGCGGGCGCTCGACCGGATTACCGGCGACATCCTGATGACGCGGATGCTGGCGGTGCGCTCGGGGCAGGCGGCGGTGCTCGAGATGACCGGCCCCTCTACCTACCGGATCTGGGTGGACGGTGATCCGGCGGACACCGTAAAAACGGTCTCCCTTTCGTCGGATTACGCGGGCGTGACCGTGCAGCCGCCCACTGCCGATGGGCGACTCACCTTCAACGGCCGGGGGCTCCTGGTCGATCCGGGAACGGGGCAGATGATCGCACGCCTCGGGCGAGGGGCGGACACCCTGAAGATCACGGCTGCGGGGAGGGTCTACCGTGCCTACTGA
- the pilO gene encoding type 4a pilus biogenesis protein PilO, whose translation MDPQVRQKLLLAGLVVVLGGYFGYTKVYQPKREEVAALEARLDNLRIQNQTAKALTDAQGRGEVERQLEAYRTQLTTVEGLIPSSEELPDLLDAISAEAQRTGVELALIQPVGATAEPFYTRRSYDLEVLGTYHAIAAFLTEIASLPRIVTPTGLALTVDGEQAPGEAPKLAAKFAIETYVLPSAAADDTPHEQ comes from the coding sequence ATGGATCCGCAGGTGCGACAGAAGCTGCTGCTGGCGGGCCTGGTCGTGGTGCTTGGAGGCTATTTCGGCTACACCAAGGTCTACCAGCCGAAACGCGAGGAGGTGGCCGCGCTCGAGGCCCGGCTGGACAACCTCCGGATACAGAACCAGACCGCCAAGGCGCTCACCGACGCTCAGGGACGCGGCGAGGTCGAGAGGCAACTGGAGGCGTACCGGACACAGCTCACCACGGTGGAGGGGCTCATCCCGTCTTCCGAGGAGCTTCCCGATCTCCTGGATGCCATCTCGGCCGAGGCACAGCGCACCGGGGTCGAGCTGGCGCTGATCCAGCCGGTCGGCGCGACCGCGGAGCCGTTCTATACGCGCCGCAGCTACGACCTGGAAGTGCTCGGGACATACCACGCCATCGCGGCCTTCCTGACCGAGATCGCCTCGTTGCCGCGAATCGTGACCCCCACCGGGTTGGCGCTGACGGTGGATGGGGAACAGGCGCCGGGAGAGGCGCCGAAGCTCGCGGCGAAGTTCGCCATTGAAACCTATGTGCTCCCGAGCGCGGCAGCGGACGATACTCCCCATGAACAGTAA
- a CDS encoding pilus assembly PilX N-terminal domain-containing protein codes for MWKTVDFGRPLRDESGVALPLALVGLVSVTLLVTTALITSSTELAISNAHQGATESLYAAEGGVQAYVAEAGTILSQVAGSPPFEYTPNGAEPVRISVTHLGNRMAEDSSLLRLFTVQATPVSGVGRTVAAIVTQVLPPPVPLQTNITSALTLGGNLDVDGNAFWVSGRSEDPSCGEGVEAVRMSNESTIDVKPQHVDNFVGVDDAGNFVEGYAAIDQTELTRAELALDVMGGMTLQQLIALVPPQNRWGPRFSPPGGPVREFSGYVTEAEGVAVVDGDGGTVLLEGGKGLLIIVNGNLEMAGNATFDGIIIVEGSFWLHGTPQVTGALISLSIDAENLIELDEEAGLSGNVTIQYDRCQINEAAQRFGELTQQSLTPTVGATYGWQEVTR; via the coding sequence ATGTGGAAGACAGTCGATTTCGGTCGCCCGCTGCGGGACGAGAGCGGCGTGGCCCTGCCGCTCGCGCTCGTCGGGCTCGTTTCCGTCACCCTTCTGGTCACCACTGCGCTGATCACCTCCTCGACCGAGCTGGCGATCAGCAATGCGCACCAGGGGGCGACCGAATCCCTCTACGCCGCCGAAGGGGGCGTGCAGGCGTATGTGGCCGAGGCGGGAACGATCCTCTCGCAAGTGGCGGGAAGTCCGCCGTTCGAGTACACCCCGAACGGGGCGGAGCCGGTGCGCATCTCCGTGACCCACCTGGGCAATCGGATGGCCGAGGATTCGTCTCTGCTGCGGCTGTTCACCGTGCAGGCGACGCCGGTCAGCGGCGTGGGTAGGACCGTGGCGGCGATCGTCACGCAGGTCCTTCCACCGCCCGTCCCCTTGCAGACTAACATCACCTCGGCGCTCACGCTCGGAGGCAACCTCGACGTCGACGGAAACGCCTTCTGGGTGAGCGGCCGATCGGAGGATCCCTCCTGCGGCGAGGGTGTGGAGGCCGTGCGGATGTCCAACGAGTCCACGATCGACGTCAAGCCCCAGCACGTGGACAACTTCGTGGGCGTTGATGACGCAGGGAATTTCGTGGAGGGCTACGCGGCCATCGACCAGACCGAGCTCACGCGGGCGGAGCTCGCGCTCGACGTCATGGGCGGAATGACCCTCCAGCAGCTGATCGCCCTCGTCCCGCCGCAGAACCGCTGGGGTCCGCGCTTCTCTCCGCCGGGTGGTCCCGTGCGTGAGTTCTCCGGCTATGTCACGGAGGCCGAGGGAGTGGCGGTGGTCGACGGCGATGGCGGGACGGTGTTGCTGGAGGGGGGGAAGGGGTTGCTGATCATCGTGAACGGAAACCTGGAGATGGCCGGCAACGCGACCTTCGACGGCATCATCATCGTCGAGGGAAGCTTCTGGCTGCACGGTACGCCGCAGGTGACCGGGGCGTTGATCAGCCTCTCCATCGACGCCGAGAACCTCATCGAGCTGGATGAGGAGGCCGGACTCAGCGGCAACGTGACCATCCAGTACGACCGCTGCCAGATCAACGAAGCCGCGCAGAGATTCGGCGAGCTGACCCAGCAGTCGCTCACGCCCACGGTCGGCGCGACCTATGGGTGGCAGGAAGTAACGCGGTGA
- a CDS encoding type II secretion system protein, with protein MTPDSRDPRRPDGRAGFTLIEILVALIISGIVVSAIFQLLQGNSRFVERQSAREEVQQNARAALDLIAGDLRAVPPGGIVEMQPDRIRVLQPRAWGVLCNTVKPATVTAWVLFPANVVPDETFFGRPHWGIGIEQTTDPLVHTGAYRFIAGPTRDTSADLCGAVQPQASADRVRLGFITPGPPFTLGDSVPAGTQVMLFEEIRYDVAPSGSGGVPGTWIRRMIGYSGAAPNMQPMAGPVPDEGALQFTYLQADGVTPALTPDQVRQIGIRVVTESRTRAAQGGTLRPEQVDTAATTVYLRNTP; from the coding sequence ATGACCCCGGACTCCCGTGACCCGCGGCGCCCGGACGGGCGCGCGGGCTTCACGCTCATCGAGATCCTGGTCGCGCTGATCATCAGCGGCATCGTGGTCAGCGCGATCTTCCAGCTGCTGCAGGGGAACAGTCGCTTCGTCGAACGGCAGTCCGCGCGCGAGGAGGTGCAGCAGAACGCACGCGCGGCGCTGGACCTGATCGCGGGGGATCTACGTGCGGTGCCGCCCGGCGGGATCGTGGAGATGCAACCCGACCGCATCCGGGTGCTGCAGCCGCGCGCGTGGGGTGTGCTCTGCAACACCGTCAAGCCCGCGACCGTCACCGCCTGGGTGCTGTTCCCGGCGAACGTGGTACCCGATGAGACCTTTTTCGGCCGCCCGCATTGGGGCATCGGCATCGAGCAGACCACCGACCCGCTGGTGCACACCGGCGCCTACCGCTTCATCGCCGGACCGACCCGCGATACATCGGCCGATCTCTGTGGCGCCGTTCAGCCGCAGGCCTCAGCGGATCGTGTGCGGCTCGGCTTCATCACCCCGGGACCTCCTTTCACCCTCGGCGACTCCGTGCCGGCCGGCACGCAGGTCATGCTCTTCGAGGAGATCCGTTACGACGTGGCCCCCAGTGGCAGCGGAGGCGTTCCGGGAACATGGATCCGCCGCATGATCGGCTACTCGGGAGCTGCTCCCAACATGCAGCCCATGGCGGGGCCGGTCCCCGACGAGGGCGCGCTCCAGTTCACCTACCTGCAGGCCGACGGGGTCACGCCGGCGCTCACCCCGGATCAGGTCCGGCAGATCGGTATTCGCGTGGTCACCGAGAGCCGCACCCGCGCCGCGCAGGGAGGCACGCTGCGACCCGAGCAGGTGGATACGGCGGCCACCACCGTATACCTGCGGAACACCCCATGA
- a CDS encoding GspH/FimT family pseudopilin gives MFDPLDRSGYTLVELVVLLVLTALLSSLAVPSFSRTISSFRTRAALARLAGDLYLARAMALESGQTITLRFEPPSGCARRYEIVDAEGTVRKQVSSDLADSGVCLESNVERPIRVDGRGLLVGSPRTIRARRGSLTDSMTISMVGRIYRW, from the coding sequence ATGTTCGATCCACTCGATCGCTCGGGCTACACCCTCGTCGAGCTCGTCGTCCTGCTCGTTCTCACCGCCCTGCTGAGCTCGCTGGCGGTTCCCTCCTTCTCCCGCACGATCTCCTCGTTCCGCACCCGCGCGGCGCTCGCTCGCCTGGCGGGTGACCTGTACCTCGCACGGGCGATGGCGCTCGAGAGCGGGCAGACCATCACGCTGCGCTTCGAGCCGCCGAGTGGCTGCGCGCGCCGCTACGAGATCGTCGACGCGGAGGGCACGGTGCGGAAACAGGTGAGCAGCGATCTGGCGGACAGCGGGGTCTGTCTGGAGAGCAATGTCGAACGGCCGATCCGGGTGGACGGGCGTGGGCTACTGGTGGGCTCGCCGCGGACGATCCGGGCGCGACGAGGTTCGCTGACCGATTCGATGACCATATCCATGGTGGGCCGGATCTATCGCTGGTGA